In one window of Posidoniimonas corsicana DNA:
- a CDS encoding peptidylprolyl isomerase: MICTLALSNQRRGFLTALAVVLALGAPKADATVVRMNFTIGGEAYGSADFRMFDSAMPVSVANFLNYFDRYPGTFIHRNTRNPLGQPDGNFVVQGGGFEFVPPNSAPAIATDPPIADEPGGGVQGISNLRGTLSNAKSGPNTVTSQWFVNLDNNSFLDSPARSDGGFAAFGRVLGDGMVVFDAVDLLQKLDLDGANSSTFNDVPVGDVDDPLGTLVILSSIEVLDNPDGDYNFDGTVDSADYVVWRDTLGSELLLEADGDGSGVVDAADYQLWRDNFGATSGSLSAGGSAAPEPAAAALVGLGLTGCLTRRRHRA, translated from the coding sequence GTGATTTGTACCCTGGCTCTCTCCAACCAGCGGCGTGGCTTCTTGACCGCATTGGCGGTGGTTCTGGCCCTCGGCGCCCCCAAGGCCGACGCCACGGTCGTGCGGATGAACTTCACGATCGGCGGTGAGGCCTACGGCTCGGCCGACTTCCGCATGTTCGATTCCGCCATGCCGGTCTCGGTGGCGAACTTCCTGAACTACTTCGATCGCTACCCGGGGACCTTCATCCACCGCAACACGCGCAACCCGCTTGGCCAGCCGGACGGCAACTTTGTGGTGCAGGGCGGCGGGTTCGAGTTCGTGCCTCCCAACAGCGCGCCGGCTATCGCAACCGACCCGCCGATTGCCGACGAGCCGGGCGGCGGCGTGCAGGGGATCTCCAACCTGCGGGGCACGCTCTCCAACGCCAAGTCGGGCCCCAACACAGTGACCAGTCAGTGGTTCGTCAACCTGGACAACAACTCGTTCCTCGACAGCCCCGCCCGCTCTGACGGCGGGTTCGCCGCATTCGGCCGGGTGCTGGGAGACGGCATGGTTGTGTTCGACGCCGTCGACCTGCTGCAGAAGCTCGATTTGGACGGCGCCAACAGTTCGACCTTCAACGATGTTCCGGTCGGCGATGTGGACGACCCGCTGGGCACGCTCGTGATCCTCAGCAGCATCGAGGTGCTGGACAACCCCGATGGCGACTACAACTTCGACGGCACGGTCGACTCAGCTGACTATGTGGTGTGGCGGGACACGCTCGGTTCCGAGCTGCTGCTCGAGGCCGACGGCGACGGCAGCGGCGTTGTCGACGCCGCCGACTACCAACTGTGGCGGGACAACTTTGGGGCGACCAGCGGGTCGTTGTCAGCGGGCGGCTCGGCCGCGCCCGAGCCGGCGGCCGCCGCGCTGGTGGGGCTGGGCCTAACGGGATGCCTCACCCGCCGCCGGCACCGCGCATAA
- a CDS encoding methyltransferase family protein, whose product MVDLWLKTLALVVGLAAALFGGAGRLAWPAGWALLGVYAAFIALTLAIVDSDLLKERAAPGDGYDRGDALLATAGFLLLYPVAMAVAGMDAVRFGWGPPVPGWLSVLGGAAFVLGYCLALWAMRANRFFSTFVRIQSDRGHTLVTTGPYAAVRHPGYAGMLLAHFGMPLLLGSWWAFVPVLLGTAVFVVRVLREERLLTTNLEGYNRYCRRHVWRLLPGVW is encoded by the coding sequence ATGGTCGACCTGTGGCTCAAGACGCTCGCGCTGGTGGTGGGACTGGCCGCCGCGCTGTTCGGCGGCGCCGGCCGCCTCGCTTGGCCAGCCGGTTGGGCTTTGTTGGGCGTGTACGCCGCGTTCATCGCGCTTACGCTGGCCATCGTCGATTCCGACCTGCTGAAGGAACGCGCCGCCCCCGGTGACGGCTACGACCGCGGCGACGCCCTGCTGGCCACCGCGGGCTTCCTGCTGCTGTACCCGGTCGCGATGGCGGTCGCGGGAATGGATGCGGTCCGCTTCGGGTGGGGCCCGCCGGTCCCGGGCTGGCTGAGCGTCTTGGGCGGCGCCGCGTTCGTGTTGGGGTACTGTCTCGCGCTGTGGGCGATGCGCGCTAATCGGTTCTTCTCGACCTTTGTCCGCATCCAGTCCGACCGCGGGCACACCCTGGTTACGACCGGGCCCTATGCCGCTGTCCGACACCCCGGTTACGCAGGCATGCTGCTGGCCCATTTCGGGATGCCGCTGTTGCTGGGTTCTTGGTGGGCCTTCGTCCCGGTGCTGCTGGGAACCGCGGTATTCGTTGTCCGGGTCCTCCGGGAAGAACGCCTGCTGACGACCAATTTGGAAGGGTACAACCGCTACTGCCGGCGCCACGTGTGGCGTCTGCTGCCGGGCGTGTGGTAG
- a CDS encoding glycosyltransferase family 8 protein yields the protein MAIPIVVAADENFAVGAGVVMQSTLENTSARVHFYLFHDALSVESRDRFQRITDAAGNAELTLVDAGQALARLPKPLRAGAYTRMTYARLLAPQYVEADRAVYLDADTLVRDDVQKLFDHDLGGHALAATPDYGAVWLSLHNRVERDYFRRITEGRGVGSYFNAGVLLLDLEALRREGQMDRAVELIAKGRELRFADQCALNLAVAGGFSPLEERWNVNVAHRELPDDPLTDAPLRARVAAAFAEPAVVHYVGPKPWSLFPTHFKREYAEVLRRTPWRDYRQPLGSLSWKTQQALLKAWRKQAVSLRIEKNELRLRLFGRPIVQWTRPTTDAA from the coding sequence TTGGCCATCCCCATCGTAGTCGCCGCCGACGAGAACTTCGCCGTCGGCGCCGGCGTGGTTATGCAGTCGACGCTCGAGAACACCTCTGCGCGGGTGCACTTCTACCTGTTCCACGACGCGCTCTCCGTTGAGAGCCGGGACCGTTTCCAGCGGATCACGGACGCCGCCGGCAACGCCGAGCTGACGCTGGTCGACGCCGGCCAGGCGCTCGCCCGGCTGCCCAAGCCGCTGCGGGCCGGCGCCTACACCCGGATGACCTACGCCCGGCTGCTAGCGCCCCAGTACGTTGAAGCCGACCGCGCTGTTTACCTGGACGCCGACACGCTGGTGCGCGACGACGTTCAGAAGCTCTTCGACCACGACCTCGGCGGCCACGCCCTGGCCGCGACGCCCGACTACGGCGCCGTGTGGCTGTCGCTGCACAACCGCGTCGAACGCGACTACTTCCGCCGCATCACCGAGGGGCGCGGCGTCGGGTCCTACTTCAACGCCGGCGTGCTGCTGCTCGACCTGGAAGCGCTGCGTCGCGAGGGCCAGATGGACCGCGCCGTAGAGCTGATCGCCAAGGGCCGGGAGCTCCGCTTCGCCGATCAGTGCGCGCTCAACCTCGCGGTGGCGGGCGGTTTCAGCCCGCTCGAGGAACGCTGGAACGTCAACGTCGCGCACCGCGAGCTGCCCGACGACCCGCTGACCGACGCCCCACTGCGGGCCCGGGTCGCGGCGGCGTTCGCCGAACCGGCCGTGGTCCACTACGTGGGCCCCAAACCGTGGTCGCTGTTCCCCACGCACTTCAAGCGGGAGTACGCCGAGGTGCTGCGTCGCACGCCGTGGCGCGACTACCGGCAGCCGCTGGGCAGCCTGAGCTGGAAGACCCAACAAGCCCTCCTCAAGGCCTGGCGCAAGCAGGCCGTGAGCCTCCGAATCGAGAAGAACGAGCTGCGGCTCCGGCTGTTCGGCCGGCCGATCGTTCAGTGGACGCGTCCCACAACCGACGCCGCATGA
- a CDS encoding glycosyltransferase, with translation MKTSVILSTYNQPEWLTKTLWGYANQQRRPDEIIIADDGSTDATELAIDHARGETGLNIHHVWHEDVGFRKTIILNRAIEAATGDYLIFSDGDCIPRRDFIAVHAAHAAAGSFLSSGAVRLSLEGSKAITQADVAMGRCFTRDWAARHGGVRSVQRLKLLGPGLLPTLLDRLTTTLPSWNGNNASCWKSDAVEVGGFDERMQYGGEDREFGERLVNLGLTPIQLRYRAVAVHLDHSRGYVEPDMAERNRVIRATTVAMRRTRTAHGLKAAA, from the coding sequence ATGAAGACCAGCGTCATCCTCAGCACGTACAACCAGCCCGAGTGGCTCACCAAGACCCTCTGGGGCTACGCCAACCAGCAGCGGCGGCCCGACGAGATCATCATCGCCGACGACGGATCGACCGACGCCACCGAGCTGGCCATCGACCACGCCCGCGGCGAGACCGGGCTCAACATCCACCACGTCTGGCACGAGGACGTCGGCTTCCGCAAGACGATCATCCTGAATCGCGCGATCGAAGCGGCGACGGGCGACTACCTGATCTTCTCCGACGGCGACTGCATCCCCCGGCGGGACTTTATCGCCGTGCACGCCGCGCACGCGGCGGCCGGCTCGTTCCTGTCGAGCGGCGCTGTGCGGCTGTCACTCGAGGGGAGCAAAGCGATCACGCAGGCCGATGTCGCGATGGGCCGCTGCTTCACCCGCGACTGGGCCGCCCGGCACGGCGGTGTGAGGTCGGTGCAGCGTCTCAAGCTGCTCGGCCCCGGCTTGCTGCCGACGCTGCTGGACCGCCTGACAACCACCCTGCCAAGCTGGAACGGCAACAACGCGTCGTGCTGGAAGTCCGACGCCGTGGAGGTGGGCGGCTTCGACGAGCGCATGCAGTACGGCGGCGAGGACCGCGAGTTCGGTGAGCGGCTGGTGAACCTGGGCCTGACGCCGATCCAGCTGCGGTACCGCGCGGTCGCGGTGCACCTGGACCACTCGCGGGGCTACGTCGAACCCGACATGGCCGAACGGAACCGGGTGATCCGCGCCACCACGGTCGCTATGCGACGCACCCGCACGGCCCACGGGCTCAAGGCCGCGGCCTAA
- a CDS encoding diacylglycerol/lipid kinase family protein codes for MPVPLPPSDAPPTGEQCDSAAPEATPLGADRRRVLLLVNRKAGAGRGARKVAEAETLLRESGLDPCRLQTPDELTEAAAEAMAQQTLRAVVAIGGDGTVGLALNRTPAGTALAVMPAGTENLLAKYLEQRARPRELVDLLTGGVEVRLDAGEANGRLFALMISVGFDADVVHRVHRSRRGNITHLAYAKPFFDALRIYKYPSLRAAWQGPGADAAGGATGRWLFGMNLPRYAQGLPISPEASGTDGLIDLCVFKRGYASSAVWYLWNLLRRRHHRLPSVSITPCREFSVESDEKVPYQLDGDPGGFLPVTVRSMPQRLTCIVRPDIAARLGFRLPS; via the coding sequence GTGCCAGTCCCGCTCCCCCCCAGCGATGCGCCACCAACCGGCGAGCAATGCGACTCGGCGGCGCCGGAGGCGACGCCGCTGGGCGCTGACCGGCGGCGGGTGCTGCTGCTCGTCAACCGCAAGGCCGGGGCAGGGCGGGGCGCCCGGAAGGTAGCGGAGGCGGAAACGCTGCTCCGCGAGAGCGGGTTGGACCCCTGCCGGCTGCAGACGCCCGACGAGCTGACCGAAGCCGCCGCCGAAGCCATGGCCCAGCAGACCCTGCGGGCGGTCGTGGCGATCGGCGGGGACGGCACCGTCGGCCTCGCGCTCAACCGGACCCCCGCGGGAACTGCGCTGGCCGTGATGCCGGCCGGCACCGAGAACCTGCTCGCCAAGTACCTGGAACAGCGGGCCCGGCCGCGCGAGCTCGTCGACCTGCTGACGGGCGGCGTGGAGGTCCGGCTGGACGCCGGCGAGGCCAACGGGCGGCTGTTCGCCCTGATGATCAGCGTCGGCTTCGACGCGGACGTCGTGCACCGGGTGCACAGGAGCCGCCGCGGCAACATCACCCACCTGGCCTACGCCAAACCCTTCTTCGACGCCCTGCGTATCTACAAGTACCCCAGCCTGCGGGCCGCCTGGCAGGGCCCCGGGGCCGATGCGGCGGGGGGCGCCACGGGTCGGTGGCTGTTCGGCATGAACCTGCCGCGTTACGCTCAGGGGCTGCCGATTTCGCCGGAGGCGTCTGGCACCGATGGGCTGATCGACCTGTGCGTGTTCAAACGCGGGTACGCGTCGTCGGCGGTGTGGTACCTGTGGAACCTGCTCCGCCGCCGCCACCACCGGCTGCCGAGCGTGTCGATCACACCGTGCCGGGAGTTCTCCGTCGAGTCCGATGAAAAAGTTCCTTACCAGCTCGACGGCGACCCGGGCGGGTTCCTGCCGGTCACGGTCCGGTCGATGCCGCAGCGGCTGACTTGCATCGTGCGGCCCGACATCGCCGCGCGGCTTGGTTTTCGGCTGCCGAGTTAG